A single genomic interval of Labrus bergylta chromosome 18, fLabBer1.1, whole genome shotgun sequence harbors:
- the golga5 gene encoding golgin subfamily A member 5, whose product MSWFTDLAGKAEDFLNKVDQGAATALTKNQERSSSFSSSYGEESVVTAEYNTAAAPHHTYTSSHDAPSFISSAAGNIKRSSATLLSGTANVSSGPSGSGSAAPNASKGSSGFVRPKKSEQDEVDDDMLFDFLNSSDPPVSSRRDSRRELVKAAGPFTEAQDLTPPLSTTPHPVPSAPSTPPSTRGVSRTSSMSSLSAHSVKTSEESSAKEQSQETPEGSDSGFALPQESSRQEPPPPPPTEEPQSQILSSLRLENQLLRSEVASLNQEMASVIQRAKSLQDELNQTRLRADRWNSEQAQTDRMLRELRSHVDDLTEALSAKDGQLAVLKIRLDEADQLLKSRSAALDEAQKEKSRIMQDHTEGSSMHNQTIETIQERLRDAELALRREQDNYRQMQSEYAGRLSKVEAERQTLAETVTAAERRAAEEKLRGDEVQQQLKSSKAAAESSKQELQDYKHKASRILQSKEKLISSLKEGSGLETLEGSGSMTLEMEDLRHDKELQREEIQKLQGQVHTLRTEIQDLENQALTEAETWREQQVQLEEQQAAHSRAKQEVEAEVERYKQELQYLEEENHRAKTTLQSRVKDREDEIQKLRNQLTNKTLSNSQVELENRLHQLTETLIQKQTMLEALGTEKSSLVFQLERLEQQLKNAQSGQSGGPAINMSGLEGPGARQRNTPILFSDQDSPGVYGQVRKAASTIDRFSIRLGIFLRRYPAARVFVILYMAILHLWVMIVLLTYTPEMHHGHPDGR is encoded by the exons ATGTCTTGGTTTACTGATCTGGCCGGGAAAGCTGAAGACTTCCTGAATAAAGTGGACCAGGGAGCGGCCACAGCCCTGACCAAGAACCAGGAGAGgtcatcctccttctcttcgtCTTATGGAGAAGAATCAGTCGTCACAGCTGAGTACAACACGGCAGCTGCCCCGCATCACACCTACACATCCTCTCACGACGCCCCCAGCTTCATCTCCTCAGCAGCCGGAAACATCAAGAGATCCAGTGCGACTCTGCTGTCTGGTACCGCCAACGTGAGCAGCGGCCCGTCTGGTTCTGGCAGCGCCGCGCCTAACGCTTCCAAGGGCTCGTCCGGCTTTGTGAGGCCCAAAAAGAGCGAGCAGGACGAAGTGGACGACGACATGCTGTTCGACTTCCTGAACAGCTCGGACCCCCCCGTCAGCAGCAGGAGGGATTCAAGAAGAGAACTTGTGAAAGCGGCAGGTCCGTTCACCGAGGCCCAAGACCTAACACCGCCTCTTTCCACCACTCCTCACCCCGTCCCCTCAGCGCCGTCGACGCCCCCCTCcaccaggggcgtgtccaggaCCTCCAGTATGAGCTCGCTGTCTGCTCACAGCGTCAAAACATCAGAGGAGAGCTCGGCTAAAGAGCAGAGCCAAG AGACACCTGAGGGGTCCGACTCGGGGTTTGCTCTCCCTCAGGAGTCCAGCAGACaggagcctcctcctcctcctcccacagaGGAGCCACAGAGTCAGATCCTGTCCAGTCTGCGTCTGGAGAACCAGCTGCTGCGTAGTGAGGTGGCGTCCCTCAACCAGGAGATGGCGTCGGTCATCCAGAGAGCAAAATCCTTACAAGACG AACTGAACCAGACCCGCCTACGTGCTGACCGGTGGAACTCGGAGCAGGCTCAGACCGACCGGATGCTGCGTGAACTCCGCTCACATGTTGACGACCTCACGGAAGCCCTCTCTGCCAAAGACGGTCAACTCGCAGTCCTGAAAATCAGACTGGATGAAGCCGATCAGCTGCTGAAGTCTCGCAGTGCTGCGTTAGACGAGGCACAGAAGGAAAAGTCGAG gatCATGCAGGACCACACAGAAGGGAGCAGCATGCACAACCAGACTATAGAAACCATCCAGGAGAGGCTGCGAGACGCTGAGCTGGCTCTCAGGAGGGAACAGGACAACTACCGGCAGATGCAG AGTGAGTACGCTGGCCGTCTGTCCAAAGTGGAGGCTGAGAGGCAGACCCTGGCCGAGACGGTGACGGCAGCAGAGCGACGAGCTGCGGAGGAGAAGCTCCGGGGCGACGAGGTCCAGCAGCAGCTGAAGAGTTCCAAAGCTGCAGCTGAGAGCTCCAAACAGGAGCTACAGGACTACAAGCACAAAGCTTCACGCATCCTGCAG TCCAAAGAGAAGTTGATCAGCAGTCTGAAGGAGGGATCTGGTCTGGAGACCCTGGAGGGCAGTGGGTCCATGACTCTGGAGATGGAGGATCTGCGTCACGATAAGGAGCTGCAGAGGGAGGAGATCCAGAAACTACAGGGGCAGGTGCACACGCTACGGACAGAAATCCAG GATTTGGAGAATCAGGCTCTGACGGAGGCGGAGACGTGGCGGGAGCAGCAGGTGCAGCTAGAGGAGCAACAGGCTGCACATAGCCGAGCTaagcaggaggtggaggctgaggtggagcgCTACAAACAG GAGCTGcagtacctggaggaggagaaccATCGAGCAAAGACCACCCTGCAGAGCAGAGTCAAGGACCGAGAAGACGAAATCCAGAAACTCAGGAACCAG TTGACCAACAAGACTCTGAGCAACAGCCAAGTGGAGCTGGAGAATCGCCTCCACCAGCTGACGGAGACTCTGATCCAGAAGCAGACCATGCTGGAGGCTCTGGGCACAGAGAAGAGCTCTTTGGTCTTCCAGCTGGAGCGTCTGGAGCAGCAGCTGAAGAACGCTCAGAGCGGACAGAGCGGAGGGCCGGCCATCAACATGAGCGGTCTGGAGGGACCAG GAGCACGACAAAGAAACACACCGATCCTGTTCAGCGATCAGGACAGTCCGGGAGTTTACGGACAAGTACGAAAGGCAGCCAGCACCATCGACCGTTTCAG CATCAGACTCGGTATCTTCTTGAGACGCTACCCTGCAGCCAGAGTTTTTGTTATCCTGTACATG GCGATCCTGCACCTGTGGGTGATGATCGTCCTCCTGACGTACACACCAGAGATGCATCATGGTCATCCTGATGGCAGATAG